The Kocuria sp. TGY1127_2 genome includes a window with the following:
- a CDS encoding NAD(P)/FAD-dependent oxidoreductase: MSEEQTEVLVVGAGQAGVAMSEHLSQRGMSHVILERDRIAEKWRTGRWDSLVANGPAWHDRFPNLEFKETDPDGFASKDQIAEYMVDYAHMIDAPIRCGVEVVSVRKNMGRPGFRVETSAGVINAQYVVAATGPFQKPVIPSVVPKNVDVDQLHSSSYRNPEQLADGGVLVVGAGSSGAQIAEELHRSGREVYLAVGPHDRPPRSYRSRDFCWWLGVLNKWEETAPTAGAKHVTIAVSGANGGRTVDFRRLAHGGIRLLGRAESYENGVVHFARDLPENIARGDANYLSLLDEADEYIARNGLDLPEEPEARDFAPDPESMRDPLEELDLAASGVKTIVWATGFSVDYTWLDVNAFDENGRPKHQRGVSTEPGVYFLGLPWQSRRGSSFIWGVWHDAKYIADHIAIQRNYSMYKPAHTTWERSLEAQSESVSSIS, from the coding sequence ATGTCGGAGGAGCAGACTGAGGTTCTGGTCGTCGGGGCCGGGCAAGCCGGGGTCGCGATGAGCGAACATCTCAGTCAACGCGGGATGAGCCACGTGATTTTGGAACGCGACCGAATAGCGGAGAAATGGCGTACAGGGCGATGGGATTCTCTGGTCGCCAACGGACCTGCATGGCACGATCGCTTCCCGAATCTTGAGTTCAAAGAAACCGATCCAGATGGTTTCGCTTCCAAGGACCAGATCGCCGAATATATGGTGGATTACGCTCACATGATCGACGCACCAATTCGATGCGGTGTGGAGGTTGTGTCCGTGCGCAAGAACATGGGGCGCCCCGGGTTTCGGGTTGAAACATCAGCAGGTGTCATCAACGCCCAGTACGTTGTGGCTGCGACCGGCCCGTTCCAGAAGCCGGTCATTCCCTCCGTCGTCCCGAAGAATGTGGATGTTGATCAGCTCCATTCCAGCTCCTACCGCAATCCCGAGCAATTGGCCGACGGCGGTGTCCTGGTGGTTGGAGCCGGATCTTCCGGCGCACAGATCGCCGAAGAACTCCATCGCTCTGGGCGCGAGGTCTACCTGGCCGTTGGCCCGCACGACCGTCCTCCTCGAAGCTATCGGAGCCGGGACTTCTGCTGGTGGCTGGGCGTTCTCAATAAGTGGGAGGAAACTGCGCCGACGGCTGGAGCCAAACACGTCACCATTGCTGTCAGCGGCGCCAATGGAGGACGCACCGTGGACTTCCGCCGGCTGGCGCACGGTGGTATCCGTCTGCTCGGACGGGCGGAATCCTACGAGAACGGCGTCGTTCACTTTGCTCGGGACCTTCCCGAGAACATCGCCCGAGGCGATGCCAACTACCTGTCCTTATTGGATGAGGCCGACGAATACATTGCCCGCAATGGCTTGGACCTGCCGGAGGAACCGGAGGCCCGCGACTTCGCCCCGGATCCGGAGTCTATGCGGGACCCGCTCGAAGAGCTCGATCTCGCAGCCTCCGGGGTGAAGACAATCGTGTGGGCGACCGGTTTCTCTGTCGATTACACCTGGCTTGATGTTAATGCATTCGACGAAAACGGTCGGCCTAAACACCAACGTGGGGTCTCGACTGAGCCGGGCGTCTACTTTCTTGGCCTGCCGTGGCAGTCCCGCCGAGGATCCAGCTTCATCTGGGGTGTTTGGCACGACGCTAAGTACATCGCTGATCACATCGCGATCCAACGTAACTACTCAATGTACAAACCCGCGCATACAACATGGGAGCGGTCGCTTGAGGCTCAGTCAGAGTCGGTCAGCTCGATCTCCTAG
- a CDS encoding LysR family transcriptional regulator has translation MDVTLTQLEYFVEAAARLSMTRAAERLNVAQSAVSSAVTQLERRIGTQLFIRQRSKGLVLTPEGELFLHDSRAILAHVEEVLDHAKGEGNNLTGRVRLVCFSTLSPVLLPELLAHLSKDYPGLEVTLTEADAAGCAAALLEGRADLALTYDLGTPSGITTTTMDSARPYICLPADHRLAERESLLLSELHGEPFILLDLPYSRDVMLSLLRQAGLEPEVRYRSASFETVRTFVANGHGFSLLHQRPRHQRTYDGGRVVTVEIEDDVPSLAVVLAQLQSQRTTARIRAVAQAIHHQVEKHRSELAVGAE, from the coding sequence ATGGACGTCACACTCACTCAGCTCGAATACTTTGTGGAGGCAGCGGCACGGCTGTCCATGACGCGTGCGGCCGAACGCCTCAACGTCGCCCAATCGGCGGTGTCCTCGGCAGTGACCCAGTTGGAACGTCGAATCGGCACGCAATTGTTCATCCGCCAGCGATCCAAAGGTCTAGTCCTGACCCCCGAAGGGGAACTGTTCTTGCACGACAGCCGTGCAATCCTCGCCCATGTTGAAGAGGTCCTGGACCATGCCAAGGGAGAGGGAAATAATCTCACCGGCCGGGTGCGGTTGGTCTGCTTCTCCACGCTTTCGCCGGTCTTGCTTCCCGAGCTGTTGGCTCATCTGTCCAAGGACTATCCCGGCTTGGAGGTCACACTGACCGAGGCCGATGCCGCCGGTTGCGCCGCAGCGCTGCTTGAGGGACGGGCGGATTTGGCGCTGACCTACGATTTGGGCACACCTTCGGGAATCACAACTACCACGATGGACAGCGCGCGGCCGTACATCTGCCTTCCGGCAGATCACCGCTTGGCCGAGCGCGAGTCACTGCTTCTTAGTGAACTGCACGGGGAACCCTTCATCCTCTTGGACCTGCCATATAGCCGTGACGTCATGCTTTCTCTTCTGCGACAGGCAGGCCTAGAGCCCGAGGTCCGGTATCGCTCGGCAAGTTTCGAGACGGTACGAACCTTCGTAGCGAATGGACACGGTTTCTCACTACTGCACCAGCGACCGCGACATCAGCGAACCTACGATGGCGGTCGAGTGGTGACGGTCGAGATCGAAGATGATGTCCCATCGCTGGCTGTTGTCCTCGCCCAGCTCCAATCACAGCGGACCACCGCGCGCATCAGGGCCGTGGCCCAGGCGATCCACCATCAGGTAGAGAAACATCGATCGGAACTGGCAGTCGGGGCTGAGTAA
- a CDS encoding universal stress protein, translating into MSETNGLHSNSTFGARAVAEGSGGQNLGDIHGEVIVGIDGSDQSYGALIWAVSEAKRRKVPVRLVTAYSLPVFTGTGFDSGYSVIDDKALEDGVTQILDEAHRRVEDDDVDLRATVETGDASGILLELSKRAELIVVGSRSAKGFLGRLLGTVSTALPAKSRCPVVVVPLNWAKRHAEDATILQPSHGVAVGSDGSDQARIAILKAAEQAERMGVGLKLVNALAPFTGAVNWVPAAVDFEAMYREVEELQNQAKDWISGFFPKLDVTAELIDGSPVRVLIEAGEEADMIVVGTRGRGGLTGMILGSTSQGVLHSSDNPVMIVPELKDERIDSAPEPGVVWG; encoded by the coding sequence ATGTCAGAGACCAATGGCTTGCATTCCAACAGCACGTTCGGGGCCCGCGCGGTGGCTGAGGGCTCCGGAGGCCAGAATCTCGGAGATATCCACGGCGAGGTCATCGTCGGAATTGATGGTTCCGATCAAAGTTACGGGGCCCTGATCTGGGCAGTTTCCGAGGCCAAGAGGCGCAAGGTTCCGGTTCGCCTGGTCACTGCCTATTCCTTGCCGGTCTTCACCGGCACGGGATTCGACTCGGGATATTCCGTCATCGACGACAAAGCGCTGGAAGACGGCGTAACCCAAATTCTCGACGAGGCTCATCGTCGCGTCGAGGACGACGACGTCGATTTGCGAGCCACGGTGGAGACCGGCGATGCTTCGGGCATCTTGCTGGAACTTTCCAAGCGTGCGGAGCTGATTGTCGTCGGTTCTCGGTCGGCCAAGGGGTTCCTCGGCAGGCTTCTCGGCACCGTCTCGACGGCGTTGCCGGCCAAGTCTCGCTGCCCCGTCGTGGTCGTTCCATTGAATTGGGCAAAGAGGCACGCGGAGGATGCGACGATTCTTCAGCCGAGCCACGGCGTCGCCGTCGGTTCGGACGGTTCGGATCAGGCTCGTATCGCGATTCTGAAGGCCGCCGAGCAGGCCGAGCGCATGGGTGTGGGTCTCAAGCTCGTCAACGCGCTCGCGCCGTTCACCGGTGCGGTGAACTGGGTTCCCGCTGCCGTTGACTTCGAGGCCATGTACCGCGAGGTCGAGGAGCTTCAGAACCAGGCCAAGGATTGGATCAGTGGCTTTTTCCCGAAGCTCGACGTCACCGCGGAACTCATCGATGGTTCCCCAGTGCGCGTGCTGATCGAAGCCGGCGAGGAAGCCGACATGATTGTGGTCGGTACTCGGGGACGTGGCGGGTTGACCGGAATGATCCTGGGCTCGACGTCGCAAGGCGTGCTGCACAGTTCGGACAATCCCGTGATGATCGTCCCGGAGCTCAAGGACGAGCGCATCGACTCCGCTCCGGAACCGGGTGTGGTCTGGGGCTGA
- a CDS encoding FAD-dependent oxidoreductase, with protein sequence MSENPARPLRVAVIGSGPAGVYASDLLTKSDAVADGEVDVSIDIFDRYPAPFGLIRYGVAPDHPRIKGIITSLHKIMENPKLRFFGNVEYGTDITLAELREHYDAVIFATGAYFDASLHIPGVELDGSYGAAEFVAWYDGHPDVSREWPLEAKEIAVLGNGNVALDVARVLSKHAEDLLVTEIPNNVYEGLKKSPVTDVHIFGRRGPAQMKFTPLELRELAKSRDVDIVLHDEDFQFDEASEAAIESNNQIKALIKTLNKWREEQKENPGTASRRLHLHFMQSPAEIVGDENGKVRAIRMERNELDGAGGIRPTGETEEYPVQAVYRAIGYHGSQLPEVGYDGLRGVIPNEEGRVLDETETPIPGLYATGWIKRGPVGLIGSTKSDALETITHLLEDREFTATKADAENVLEFLESKGIKYTTWEGWHALDEHEQSLGQAVTDAEGNPRKRVKVVPREDMVEISRKGQ encoded by the coding sequence GTGTCTGAAAACCCCGCCCGTCCGCTGCGCGTCGCCGTGATCGGATCGGGTCCCGCGGGCGTGTACGCCTCGGACCTGCTGACCAAGTCCGATGCCGTCGCCGACGGCGAGGTGGATGTCAGCATCGATATTTTCGATCGCTACCCCGCGCCGTTCGGTCTGATTCGCTATGGCGTTGCTCCCGACCATCCCCGCATCAAGGGCATCATCACCTCGCTGCACAAGATCATGGAGAACCCCAAGCTGCGATTCTTCGGCAATGTGGAGTACGGAACGGACATCACGCTCGCTGAGCTTCGCGAACATTACGACGCGGTCATTTTCGCGACGGGAGCTTACTTCGACGCGTCGCTGCATATCCCCGGAGTCGAACTGGACGGTTCCTACGGTGCTGCCGAATTCGTGGCCTGGTACGACGGCCACCCCGACGTCTCCCGTGAATGGCCTCTCGAGGCGAAGGAAATCGCGGTCCTGGGCAACGGCAACGTCGCGCTCGACGTCGCCCGTGTGCTGTCCAAGCACGCCGAAGACCTGCTGGTCACCGAGATCCCAAACAACGTCTACGAGGGTCTCAAGAAGTCCCCGGTCACCGACGTCCACATTTTCGGTCGCCGCGGACCGGCTCAGATGAAGTTCACGCCGCTCGAACTCCGCGAGCTGGCCAAATCCCGCGATGTCGACATCGTGCTTCACGACGAGGACTTCCAATTCGACGAGGCCTCCGAAGCGGCTATCGAGTCGAATAACCAGATCAAGGCCTTGATCAAGACCCTCAACAAATGGCGCGAGGAGCAGAAAGAGAATCCGGGAACCGCTTCCCGTCGACTCCACCTGCACTTCATGCAGTCCCCGGCCGAGATCGTGGGGGATGAGAATGGCAAGGTCCGCGCCATTCGTATGGAACGCAATGAACTCGACGGCGCGGGCGGAATTCGCCCGACGGGAGAAACCGAGGAATATCCCGTTCAAGCGGTGTACCGCGCAATTGGCTACCACGGTTCTCAGTTGCCCGAGGTCGGCTACGACGGCCTGCGGGGTGTCATTCCCAATGAGGAAGGACGCGTCCTCGACGAAACCGAGACGCCCATCCCGGGGCTCTACGCGACCGGGTGGATCAAGCGCGGTCCCGTGGGCCTGATCGGCTCGACCAAGTCGGATGCGTTGGAGACCATCACCCACTTGCTCGAGGACCGAGAATTCACGGCGACCAAGGCCGATGCCGAGAATGTTCTCGAATTCCTCGAATCGAAGGGCATCAAATACACGACGTGGGAAGGGTGGCATGCCCTGGACGAGCACGAGCAGTCCTTGGGGCAAGCCGTGACCGACGCCGAGGGCAACCCGCGCAAGCGCGTCAAGGTCGTTCCGCGTGAAGACATGGTCGAAATTTCCCGAAAAGGCCAGTAG
- a CDS encoding M13 family metallopeptidase: protein MTPSSSAQPEGSPRSEDHDLDTSGMNTSVDPRNDLYRYANGAWIDQHRIPADRGIDGAFYALRDRSEEQIRDIIVSAGEADPESKVGALYNSFMDVDAINDAGNQPLEKDFSLLDAVQDKDGLVIVLAALDASGVGSPVGLYINNDAKNATEYVPYVAQSGLGLPDEEYYREAKYAEIREAYREHISRMFEITGAAERLGETPDSAARQVFDLETQLASHHWDKVMCRDAHKTYNPYTLAGLKDKFPGFPWGRWVEALGGSEESFARVVVAQPSFLKSFAAMWKTEPMSRWKLWTAWHIIHSRAAFLHDEAVQENFEFYSKRLMGTEEMRDRWKRGVGLVESLLGEEVGKEYVARHFPPEHKQRMQELVGNLIEAYRDSISSLDWMTPATRERALEKLSKFTPKIGYPDEWRDYSSLQISQNLVENVRSGNRFEHDYELGKLGQPINRHEWHMTPQTVNAYFNPVMNEIVFPAAILQPPFFSMDADDAANYGGIGAVIGHEIGHGFDDQGAKYDGDGNLNDWWTEKDLEEFENRTNSLVSQYAQYTPEGLDPAEDRVNGELTLGENIGDLGGLTIAIKAYRKALEKQGTTLEDAPEVDGVSAVQRLILAFAQIWRSKARPQTAKMLLSIDPHSPSEFRCNGTVRNVDEFHEAFGVRPEDEMWLDPEERVRIW, encoded by the coding sequence ATGACCCCAAGCTCATCTGCACAGCCCGAAGGATCACCCCGTTCGGAGGATCATGACCTCGACACCTCAGGCATGAATACCTCGGTGGATCCACGCAATGACCTCTATCGTTACGCCAACGGAGCGTGGATCGACCAGCACCGAATCCCCGCTGACCGGGGAATCGACGGCGCATTCTACGCACTGCGCGACCGCTCCGAAGAACAGATCCGAGACATCATCGTCTCGGCCGGCGAAGCCGATCCCGAGTCCAAAGTCGGTGCGTTGTACAACTCCTTCATGGACGTGGACGCGATCAACGACGCCGGCAATCAGCCCCTGGAAAAGGATTTCTCCCTCCTGGACGCGGTTCAGGACAAGGACGGCCTGGTCATAGTGCTCGCTGCCCTCGATGCCAGCGGCGTCGGCAGCCCGGTCGGCCTGTACATCAACAACGACGCCAAGAACGCGACGGAATACGTCCCCTATGTGGCACAGTCCGGTCTCGGCCTTCCGGACGAGGAATACTACCGCGAGGCCAAGTACGCCGAGATCCGCGAGGCATACCGCGAACACATTTCCCGAATGTTCGAGATTACGGGAGCGGCCGAACGCCTCGGCGAGACCCCCGATTCGGCGGCACGGCAAGTCTTCGATCTGGAAACGCAGCTCGCCTCGCATCACTGGGACAAGGTCATGTGCCGCGATGCGCACAAAACCTACAATCCCTACACCCTGGCTGGGCTCAAGGATAAATTCCCGGGCTTCCCTTGGGGTCGGTGGGTCGAAGCCCTCGGGGGCTCCGAGGAGAGTTTCGCACGCGTCGTCGTCGCGCAGCCTTCCTTCCTCAAGTCCTTCGCAGCCATGTGGAAGACGGAGCCGATGTCCCGCTGGAAACTCTGGACTGCTTGGCACATCATTCACTCCCGCGCCGCATTCCTTCACGACGAGGCGGTGCAGGAGAATTTCGAGTTCTACTCCAAGCGCCTCATGGGAACAGAGGAAATGCGCGATCGTTGGAAGCGCGGAGTCGGGCTCGTGGAATCTCTTCTGGGCGAGGAAGTCGGCAAGGAATACGTCGCCCGCCACTTCCCGCCCGAGCACAAGCAGCGGATGCAGGAACTCGTCGGGAACCTGATCGAGGCCTACCGTGATTCCATTTCCTCGTTGGACTGGATGACGCCGGCCACCCGTGAACGAGCATTGGAGAAGCTCTCTAAATTCACCCCGAAGATCGGGTACCCGGACGAATGGCGTGACTACTCCTCATTGCAGATCAGTCAGAACCTCGTGGAGAACGTCCGCTCGGGCAATCGTTTCGAACACGACTACGAGCTCGGAAAGCTGGGTCAGCCCATCAACCGTCATGAGTGGCACATGACTCCCCAGACCGTGAACGCGTATTTCAATCCGGTGATGAACGAAATCGTGTTCCCCGCTGCGATCCTGCAGCCGCCGTTCTTCTCGATGGATGCCGATGACGCCGCAAATTACGGCGGCATCGGGGCCGTCATCGGGCACGAGATCGGGCATGGCTTCGACGATCAGGGGGCCAAGTACGACGGTGACGGCAACCTCAACGACTGGTGGACCGAGAAGGATCTCGAAGAATTCGAGAACCGCACGAATTCGTTGGTCAGCCAGTATGCGCAATACACCCCGGAGGGGTTGGACCCGGCCGAGGACCGCGTCAACGGTGAACTGACTCTAGGAGAGAATATCGGCGACCTGGGTGGGTTGACGATTGCGATTAAGGCGTACCGCAAGGCGCTCGAGAAGCAAGGCACCACGCTCGAGGACGCGCCCGAGGTCGACGGCGTCAGCGCTGTTCAGCGCCTGATTCTGGCCTTCGCGCAGATTTGGCGGTCCAAGGCGCGCCCCCAGACAGCCAAGATGCTTCTGTCGATCGACCCGCATTCCCCCTCGGAATTCCGGTGCAATGGCACGGTTCGCAATGTCGACGAGTTCCACGAGGCCTTCGGCGTTCGGCCCGAGGACGAGATGTGGCTCGACCCCGAGGAGAGGGTGAGGATCTGGTGA
- a CDS encoding ribokinase, whose protein sequence is MARPRGEGEDLVKPEVFVVGSVSRDVTVTVEKFPAPGETVVGHSVTYGLGGKGANQAVASALTGVPTSFLGCVGTDEVGKQLVSVLRDRGVRTEWVVEVPGDSGSAHITVDALGENMISIVPAANRSVSPELIRRGRDCSFDDAAVVMAQGEIPAEALEELARAVAPLEARLVLNLAPAVKVSTECLAATDVLMVNESEAAAVLSELGSATVESVAQRLTELAPNVVVTLGEQGSVVATREDPRPTRIQAFPTEDVVDTTGAGDAYAGVFAAALAHRVCSDDGAGTLPLETLAACATIASREAAKVVEKAGASSSYSEFSLEEQ, encoded by the coding sequence GTGGCTCGACCCCGAGGAGAGGGTGAGGATCTGGTGAAGCCGGAGGTGTTCGTCGTCGGGTCGGTGAGCCGCGACGTCACCGTGACCGTTGAGAAGTTTCCGGCCCCCGGGGAAACGGTCGTGGGCCATTCCGTAACGTACGGTCTGGGCGGTAAAGGAGCTAATCAAGCGGTTGCCTCCGCGCTAACCGGAGTCCCGACCTCCTTCCTCGGGTGCGTTGGAACTGACGAGGTCGGAAAACAGCTCGTCTCGGTCCTCCGCGACCGAGGGGTCCGGACCGAATGGGTCGTCGAGGTGCCCGGGGACTCGGGCTCGGCGCACATCACCGTGGACGCGCTCGGGGAGAACATGATCTCGATCGTCCCAGCGGCGAACCGGTCGGTCTCCCCCGAGCTGATTCGGCGGGGGCGCGATTGCAGTTTCGACGATGCCGCGGTCGTCATGGCGCAGGGCGAAATTCCGGCCGAAGCCCTCGAGGAGTTGGCGCGAGCGGTCGCGCCCCTCGAAGCGCGTCTGGTCCTGAACCTCGCTCCGGCCGTGAAAGTCTCGACCGAGTGCCTCGCCGCGACCGACGTGTTGATGGTCAATGAGTCCGAAGCCGCCGCAGTGTTGAGCGAATTGGGCTCGGCGACTGTCGAGTCGGTCGCCCAACGGTTGACCGAACTCGCGCCGAATGTGGTCGTGACATTGGGCGAGCAGGGCTCTGTCGTTGCCACCCGCGAGGATCCTCGGCCCACACGTATCCAGGCTTTCCCCACAGAAGATGTGGTGGATACGACCGGTGCGGGAGACGCTTATGCGGGGGTCTTCGCAGCTGCCTTGGCACATCGGGTGTGTTCCGACGACGGCGCAGGAACCCTGCCGCTGGAAACTCTGGCGGCGTGCGCGACCATCGCCTCCCGCGAGGCCGCCAAGGTCGTCGAGAAGGCAGGGGCGTCGTCATCCTACTCAGAATTCTCTTTGGAGGAACAATGA
- a CDS encoding LamB/YcsF family protein, with protein sequence MKVDLNSDSGESFGSWTMGDDATMARIVSSLNVACGFHAGDPVVARTTCRAAAEAGAAVGAHVSYPDLQGFGRRVMDMGHNELVNSVIYQIGALQAIAVASGTQVAYVKPHGALYNHIARDEAQARAVAEGIASVSTDLPILVLPNSKIAMAAEAAGLRAVPEVFADRGYNSDGSLVSRREQGAVLHDADEIASRVVRMVKDGLVTAVDGSEIEVNAQSVCVHGDTPGAVEIARTIRQSLDDAGIAVESFAAA encoded by the coding sequence ATGAAGGTTGATCTCAATTCGGACTCGGGCGAGTCCTTCGGCTCCTGGACCATGGGCGACGACGCCACGATGGCGCGGATCGTCTCCTCGCTCAACGTCGCATGCGGATTCCACGCCGGAGACCCCGTCGTCGCACGGACGACGTGCCGTGCGGCGGCGGAAGCCGGTGCCGCTGTGGGGGCTCACGTTTCTTACCCCGATCTGCAAGGATTCGGCCGGAGAGTCATGGACATGGGCCACAATGAGCTGGTGAACTCGGTGATCTACCAGATCGGCGCGCTCCAGGCCATCGCGGTGGCCTCGGGTACGCAGGTTGCTTACGTCAAACCCCACGGGGCGCTCTACAATCACATTGCCCGCGATGAAGCCCAAGCCCGCGCTGTGGCGGAAGGTATCGCATCGGTCAGCACCGATCTGCCGATCTTGGTTCTGCCGAATTCCAAGATCGCAATGGCCGCGGAGGCAGCCGGGTTGCGCGCGGTTCCAGAGGTCTTCGCAGACCGCGGCTACAACTCGGACGGTTCCCTCGTGTCTCGCAGGGAACAAGGCGCGGTCCTCCACGATGCCGACGAGATCGCTTCCCGCGTCGTGCGCATGGTCAAGGACGGACTGGTCACTGCGGTCGACGGTTCAGAGATCGAGGTCAATGCCCAGAGCGTGTGCGTGCACGGGGATACACCGGGAGCTGTGGAGATCGCGAGAACCATCCGCCAAAGTCTCGACGACGCCGGAATCGCGGTAGAAAGTTTCGCCGCAGCATAA